Proteins from a genomic interval of Medicago truncatula cultivar Jemalong A17 chromosome 3, MtrunA17r5.0-ANR, whole genome shotgun sequence:
- the LOC11421909 gene encoding exocyst complex component EXO70E2: MEEAQDMVAAAQHIIKALSSSKTVSNELRKTLLDLEFQLCSINERKESCIKQLERKLKCVEDKVMSLETNHGIISSSEYLKLVGEIQTLQQNFDSMNENWKQKELVQRANGILQVVMSRLEDELVQILLNHMQYFEPDYMSFNSNRVDIVYDGSFGSVEDENINEASQSSDGGRFEESSTIDLVHPSVLEDLKSIAKAMFASNYHQEFCHVFIASRREALAEYFVILEIEKLSIESVLKMEWHCLNSRIKKWIRAMKVIVQTYLVSEKRLCKQILGDFGSIYQLCFSEISRSSVLCLLNFGEAITMGTHTPEKLFCLLDMYEVLELLAVDIDILFIEEVDSFVRGEFHKLLRSFGDTIKSTFLAFRNAIATNPSNKCFPGGGVHHLTRYVMNYIKALVEYGDSLNLLIEDETSTDLAASDDNGENSTLSCCPIACNLRQITATLESNLCNKSKLYTDVALQHIFMMNNIHYMVQKVKCSKNLCNFFGDFWLRRHVGMFQHYARSYEKVTWSAVLSVFSEESLSNCRVKRKLKKKCKDFSTAFGEVYKTQTGWSVPDKELREDLQISVSQKLIPAYRSYTGRNSSNIDEKWIKYTVDDLQCYILDLFHGSQKSLHHSQHRK; the protein is encoded by the coding sequence ATGGAAGAAGCTCAAGACATGGTTGCTGCAGCTCAACACATTATAAAAGCATTATCTTCAAGCAAAACTGTCTCTAATGAGTTGAGAAAAACTCTCTTGGATCTTGAGTTCCAATTGTGTTCAAtcaatgaaagaaaggaaagtTGCATCAAACAATTAGAGAGAAAGCTTAAATGTGTTGAAGATAAGGTAATGAGTTTGGAGACTAATCATGGAATCATATCTTCTTCTGAGTATTTAAAACTTGTTGGtgaaattcaaactttgcaaCAAAACTTTGATTCTATGAATGAAAATTGGAAGCAGAAGGAACTTGTTCAAAGGGCTAATGGAATTTTGCAAGTTGTTATGTCAAGGCTTGAGGATGAGTTGGTTCAAATTCTTCTTAATCATATGCAATATTTTGAGCCTGATTACATGTCTTTCAATTCCAACAGAGTTGATATTGTGTATGATGGATCATTTGGTTCAGTTGAGGATGAAAATATCAACGAGGCGTCGCAGAGCAGTGATGGTGGTCGATTCGAAGAAAGCAGTACTATAGATTTGGTGCATCCTTCTGTACTTGAAGATCTCAAAAGCATTGCTAAAGCTATGTTTGCTTCAAATTACCATCAGGAGTTTTGTCATGTCTTCATTGCTTCTAGAAGAGAAGCCTTGGCTGAGTACTTTGTCATTCTAGAAATCGAAAAACTAAGCATCGAAAGTGTGCTTAAAATGGAGTGGCATTGTTTGAATAGCCGGATAAAGAAATGGATTCGGGCGATGAAGGTCATTGTTCAGACGTATCTTGTTAGCGAGAAACGATTGTGTAAGCAGATTCTTGGTGACTTTGGATCCATTTATCAGCTTTGTTTCTCCGAAATATCTCGGAGTTCGGTCTTGTGCCTTTTAAATTTTGGTGAGGCCATAACAATGGGAACACACACACCCGAAAAACTGTTTTGTTTGCTTGACATGTATGAGGTTTTGGAACTTCTAGCAGTGGATATAGATATTCTGTtcattgaagaagttgattcttttGTCAGAGGAGAATTTCACAAACTTCTAAGAAGCTTTGGTGATACTATAAAATCTACATTTCTTGCATTTAGAAATGCTATTGCAACAAATCCATCAAATAAATGTTTTCCTGGTGGAGGTGTTCATCATCTTACAAGATATGTCATGAATTACATCAAGGCACTTGTTGAATATGGTGATAGCCTTAATCTTCTTATTGAGGATGAAACTTCGACCGATCTTGCGGCTAGTGATGACAACGGTGAAAATTCTACTCTCTCATGTTGTCCAATTGCTTGTAACTTAAGGCAAATCACTGCCACTCTAGAATCCAACTTATGCAACAAATCAAAGTTATACACTGATGTTGCTTTGCAACATATTTTCATGATGAATAACATTCATTACATGGTTCAAAAGGTTAAGTGTTCTAAAAACCTATGCAATTTCTTTGGAGATTTCTGGCTTCGCCGACATGTTGGCATGTTTCAGCATTATGCTAGAAGCTATGAGAAGGTGACTTGGAGTGCAGTACTTTCTGTGTTCAGTGAGGAAAGTTTATCGAATTGCAGAGTGAAGAGAAAACTAAAGAAAAAATGCAAAGATTTTAGTACTGCTTTTGGTGAAGTATACAAAACACAGACGGGGTGGAGTGTACCTGATAAAGAACTTCGCGAAGACCTACAAATATCGGTTTCTCAGAAATTGATTCCTGCTTACCGAAGTTATACAGGTAGAAACTCGTCTAACATTGATGAGAAGTGGATCAAGTATACGGTCGATGATCTACAATGTTATATTTTGGATCTTTTTCATGGTTCACAAAAATCTTTGCACCATTCTCAGCATAGAAAGTGA